One genomic region from Bactrocera tryoni isolate S06 chromosome 3, CSIRO_BtryS06_freeze2, whole genome shotgun sequence encodes:
- the LOC120772681 gene encoding pro-resilin, giving the protein MSRIWCFVSLLLVLSAVLARPEPPVNSYLPPSANGNGNGSGRPSSQYGVPGLGGNGNGNGGGRPSSTYGAPGLGGNGNGNGGGRPSSSYGAPGLGGNGNGNGGGRPSSSYGAPGLGGNGNGNGNGGGRPSSTYGAPGLGGNGNGNGNGGGRPSSTYGAPGLGGGNGNGNGNGNGRPSSTYGAPGLGGNGNGNGNGNGRPSSTYGAPGLNGNGLGGGQKPSDSYGPPASGNGNGYSNGGNGNGNGGGRPSQEYLPPGRNGNGNGNGNGGRGNGNGGGANGYDYSQGGSDSGESGEPAQYEFSYEVEDAPSGLSFGHSEMRDGDYTTGQYNVLLPDGRKQIVDYEADQGGYRPQIRYEGEANTGAGGLGGLGGGAGGANGYDYEQNGNGLGGGNGYSNGQDLGSNGYSSGRPNGNGNGNGNGNGNGNGYSGRNGKGRNGNGGGQGLGRNGYSDGRPSGQDLGDNGYASGRPNGNGNGGNGNGYSNGNGNGYSNGNGNGGGQYNGNGNGYSGGRPGGQDNLDGQGYSSGRPNGFGPGGQNGDNDGNGYRY; this is encoded by the exons ATGTCGAGAATTTGGTGTTTCGTGAGTTTATTGTTGGTGCTGTCAGCGGTGCTGGCGCGGCCCGAGCCGCCTGTGAACTCTTACTTGCCACCCTCAGCcaatggtaatggtaatggcAGTGGACGTCCTTCATCGCAATATGGTGTGCCGGGACTGGGTGGTAACGGTAATGGTAATGGCGGTGGACGTCCCTCGAGCACATATGGCGCACCCGGTTTAGGCGGTAATGGTAACGGTAACGGTGGTGGACGTCCTTCGAGCTCGTATGGCGCACCCGGTTTAGGTGGTAATGGTAACGGTAACGGTGGTGGACGTCCTTCGAGCTCGTATGGCGCACCTGGTTTAGGTGGTAATGGCAACGGTAATGGTAACGGCGGTGGACGTCCTTCCAGCACTTATGGCGCACCCGGTTTAGGTGGTAATGGCAACGGTAATGGTAATGGCGGTGGACGTCCCTCGAGCACATATGGCGCACCCGGTTTAGGTGGTGGTAATGGTAACGGAAACGGTAATGGTAACGGACGTCCGTCCAGCACATACGGTGCACCAGGTTTGGGAGGTAATGGTAATGGCAACGGCAACGGCAACGGACGTCCCTCAAGCACCTATGGCGCGCCAGGTCTTAATGGCAACGGTTTGGGTGGTGGACAAAAACCCTCAGATAGTTATGGCCCGCCAGCTTCTGGCAATGGCAATGGTTATTCGAATGGcggtaatggtaatggtaatggaGGTGGACGCCCCAGCCAAGAATACTTGCCACCTGGCCGCAATGGCAACGGAAATGGCAACGGCAATGGCGGCAGAGGTAATGGAAACGGTGGCGGCGCAAATGGCTACGATTACTCTCAGGGCGGCAGTGATAGCGGCGAGAGCGGC GAACCGGCACAATACGAATTTAGTTACGAAGTAGAAGATGCTCCGAGTGGTTTGTCCTTCGGACATTCAGAGATGCGCGATGGTGACTATACAACGGGACAATACAATGTGTTGTTGCCTGATGGAAGGAAGCAA ATCGTTGACTACGAAGCCGATCAGGGTGGTTACCGTCCACAGATCCGTTACGAAGGCGAAGCTAACACTGGTGCCGGTGGTCTCGGTGGACTCGGTGGCGGTGCTGGTGGCGCTAATGGTTATGATTATGAACAGAATGGTAATGGACTCGGCGGCGGCAATGGTTATTCGAATGGACAAGATTTAGGCAGCAATGGTTACTCCAGTGGACGTCCCAATGGCAATGGTAACGGAAATGGTAACGGTAATGGTAATGGCAACGGCTATAGCGGTCGCAACGGTAAAGGACGCAATGGCAATGGTGGCGGACAAGGACTCGGTCGCAATGGCTACTCTGACGGACGTCCGAGTGGACAAGACTTAGGCGATAATGGTTATGCAAGTGGACGTCCCAACGGCAATGGTAATGGCGGTAATGGTAATGGTTACTCGAACGGTAATGGTAATGGTTACTCGAACGGTAATGGCAATGGCGGTGGTCAATACAATGGCAATGGCAATGGTTACTCCGGTGGCAGACCGGGCGGTCAAGACAATCTCGACGGACAGGGTTACTCCAGTGGACGTCCGAATGGTTTTGGTCCTGGTGGTCAAAATGGCGACAATGATGGCAATGGTTATCGATATTAA
- the LOC120772327 gene encoding arylsulfatase B isoform X1 has product MLTQGNRLQNKFHQNKMRFTQILYGIFLLSLPACKTQNSAENLEEKRPHIIFILADDLGFNDVGFHGSAQIPTPNIDALAFSGLILNNYYVNPICTPSRSALMTGKYPIHTGMQHTVLYGAEPRGLPLTEKILPQYLNELGYSSHIAGKWHLGHYKSVYTPLQRGFKSHVGFWTGHHDYFDHTAVEHGMWGLDMRKGMDIGYDFHGKYTTDIVTEEAVRVIAAHNATAQPLFLYVAHAAVHSANPYNPLPAPDEAVAKLDHIEEMGRRRFAAMLTQLDNSVGLIVQELQKHKMLEDSIIVFSTDNGGPPEGFNLNHASNWPLRGVKNSVWEGGVRGAALLWSPRLQKRPRVAEQRMHIVDWLPTLLSAATGGQTEQLHNGTATLDGISIWNALARDEPSPRRTILHNIDDIWGSAALTMGDWKLVLGTNYPLMWNGWYGPAGERNASAYNLKMLQRCPVGHALASLNMTPSVAEVIRMRTAATVKCVMETPPNICAYKEKKPCLYNVRDDPCEYYNQAEKYPNILRTLLDQLEHFNETAVPASNKPDDPRGDPRLHNYVWTNFGDIVTSELAGELK; this is encoded by the exons atgctTACTCAAGGAAATCGactgcaaaataaattt CATCAAAACAAAATGAGATTTACACAAATACTCTATGGAATATTTTTACTAAGTTTACCCGCCTGCAAGACACAAAACAGCGCGGAGAATCTTGAGGAGAAGCGACcgcatattatatttattttagcagATGATTTG gGCTTCAACGATGTTGGCTTTCATGGTTCAGCACAAATTCCCACACCAAATATCGATGCATTAGCATTTTCTGGACTCATATTGAATAATTATTATGTAAATCCAATATGTACACCATCCAGATCGGCGTTGATGACGGGAAAATATCCAATACATACCG GTATGCAGCATACGGTGCTGTATGGTGCGGAACCGCGAGGTCTGCCATTGACTGAGAAAATTTTACCGCAGTACCTCAACGAACTGGG TTACTCCTCACACATTGCCGGCAAGTGGCACTTGGGTCATTACAAAAGTGTGTATACGCCTTTACAGCGCGGCTTCAAGTCACACGTAGGCTTCTGGACGGGACATCATGATTATTTCGATCATACAGCAGTGGAGCATGGCATGTGGGGCTTGGATATGCGGAAAG GTATGGATATCGGTTACGATTTTCATGGAAAATACACCACCGACATAGTTACGGAAGAGGCGGTACGTGTGATTGCTGCGCATAATGCAACCGCCCAACCGCTCTTTCTTTACGTCGCTCACGCGGCGGTGCATTCAGCCAATCCATATAATCCACTGCCAGCGCCGGATGAAGCAGTTGCAAAGCTCGATCATATCGAAGAGATGGGAAGGCGACGATTTGCGG CCATGCTAACACAGTTGGATAACTCGGTCGGATTGATCGTACAGGAACTGCAAAAACATAAAATGCTGGAAGACTCCATAATTGTCTTCAGCACAGATAATGGTGGTCCACCAGAGGGATTCAATCTTAATCACGCCTCCAATTGGCCACTTCGCGGCGTCAAGAACTCAGTGTGGGAGGGCGGTGTGCGTGGCGCAGCGTTGCTGTGGTCGCCACGTCTGCAGAAACGTCCACGTGTAGCCGAACAGCGCATGCACATCGTAGATTGGTTGCCGACATTGCTGAGCGCGGCGACTGGTGGGCAAACTGAGCAACTGCA CAACGGCACTGCAACACTGGATGGCATTAGCATTTGGAATGCGCTTGCGCGTGATGAGCCCTCGCCGCGTCGCACCATCCTACACAATATCGATGATATCTGGGGCAGTGCAGCGCTCACTATGGGCGATTGGAAGTTAGTGCTTGGCACTAATTATCCCTTAATGTGGAATGGTTGGTATGGTCCGGCGGGTGAACGTAATGCTAGTGCATACAATTTGAAGATGTTACAACGTTGTCCGGTCGGTCATGCTTTGGCCAGCTTAAATATGACACCCAGTGTGGCGGAGGTGATACGAATGCGCACGGCTGCAACAGTTAAGTGTGTGATGGAGACACCGCCAAACATATGCGCTTATAAGGAGAAGAAACCATGCTTATATAATGTGAGAGATGATCCCTGCGAATACTATAATCAAGCTGAAAA atATCCAAATATACTGAGAACCCTTTTGGACCAACTGGAGCATTTTAACGAGACTGCTGTACCTGCTTCCAACAAACCAGACGATCCGCGTGGCGATCCCCGTTTGCACAACTATGTTTGGACAAACTTTGGCGACATAGTGACAAGCGAGCTTGCCGGAGAGCTTAAATga
- the LOC120772327 gene encoding arylsulfatase B isoform X2, producing MRFTQILYGIFLLSLPACKTQNSAENLEEKRPHIIFILADDLGFNDVGFHGSAQIPTPNIDALAFSGLILNNYYVNPICTPSRSALMTGKYPIHTGMQHTVLYGAEPRGLPLTEKILPQYLNELGYSSHIAGKWHLGHYKSVYTPLQRGFKSHVGFWTGHHDYFDHTAVEHGMWGLDMRKGMDIGYDFHGKYTTDIVTEEAVRVIAAHNATAQPLFLYVAHAAVHSANPYNPLPAPDEAVAKLDHIEEMGRRRFAAMLTQLDNSVGLIVQELQKHKMLEDSIIVFSTDNGGPPEGFNLNHASNWPLRGVKNSVWEGGVRGAALLWSPRLQKRPRVAEQRMHIVDWLPTLLSAATGGQTEQLHNGTATLDGISIWNALARDEPSPRRTILHNIDDIWGSAALTMGDWKLVLGTNYPLMWNGWYGPAGERNASAYNLKMLQRCPVGHALASLNMTPSVAEVIRMRTAATVKCVMETPPNICAYKEKKPCLYNVRDDPCEYYNQAEKYPNILRTLLDQLEHFNETAVPASNKPDDPRGDPRLHNYVWTNFGDIVTSELAGELK from the exons ATGAGATTTACACAAATACTCTATGGAATATTTTTACTAAGTTTACCCGCCTGCAAGACACAAAACAGCGCGGAGAATCTTGAGGAGAAGCGACcgcatattatatttattttagcagATGATTTG gGCTTCAACGATGTTGGCTTTCATGGTTCAGCACAAATTCCCACACCAAATATCGATGCATTAGCATTTTCTGGACTCATATTGAATAATTATTATGTAAATCCAATATGTACACCATCCAGATCGGCGTTGATGACGGGAAAATATCCAATACATACCG GTATGCAGCATACGGTGCTGTATGGTGCGGAACCGCGAGGTCTGCCATTGACTGAGAAAATTTTACCGCAGTACCTCAACGAACTGGG TTACTCCTCACACATTGCCGGCAAGTGGCACTTGGGTCATTACAAAAGTGTGTATACGCCTTTACAGCGCGGCTTCAAGTCACACGTAGGCTTCTGGACGGGACATCATGATTATTTCGATCATACAGCAGTGGAGCATGGCATGTGGGGCTTGGATATGCGGAAAG GTATGGATATCGGTTACGATTTTCATGGAAAATACACCACCGACATAGTTACGGAAGAGGCGGTACGTGTGATTGCTGCGCATAATGCAACCGCCCAACCGCTCTTTCTTTACGTCGCTCACGCGGCGGTGCATTCAGCCAATCCATATAATCCACTGCCAGCGCCGGATGAAGCAGTTGCAAAGCTCGATCATATCGAAGAGATGGGAAGGCGACGATTTGCGG CCATGCTAACACAGTTGGATAACTCGGTCGGATTGATCGTACAGGAACTGCAAAAACATAAAATGCTGGAAGACTCCATAATTGTCTTCAGCACAGATAATGGTGGTCCACCAGAGGGATTCAATCTTAATCACGCCTCCAATTGGCCACTTCGCGGCGTCAAGAACTCAGTGTGGGAGGGCGGTGTGCGTGGCGCAGCGTTGCTGTGGTCGCCACGTCTGCAGAAACGTCCACGTGTAGCCGAACAGCGCATGCACATCGTAGATTGGTTGCCGACATTGCTGAGCGCGGCGACTGGTGGGCAAACTGAGCAACTGCA CAACGGCACTGCAACACTGGATGGCATTAGCATTTGGAATGCGCTTGCGCGTGATGAGCCCTCGCCGCGTCGCACCATCCTACACAATATCGATGATATCTGGGGCAGTGCAGCGCTCACTATGGGCGATTGGAAGTTAGTGCTTGGCACTAATTATCCCTTAATGTGGAATGGTTGGTATGGTCCGGCGGGTGAACGTAATGCTAGTGCATACAATTTGAAGATGTTACAACGTTGTCCGGTCGGTCATGCTTTGGCCAGCTTAAATATGACACCCAGTGTGGCGGAGGTGATACGAATGCGCACGGCTGCAACAGTTAAGTGTGTGATGGAGACACCGCCAAACATATGCGCTTATAAGGAGAAGAAACCATGCTTATATAATGTGAGAGATGATCCCTGCGAATACTATAATCAAGCTGAAAA atATCCAAATATACTGAGAACCCTTTTGGACCAACTGGAGCATTTTAACGAGACTGCTGTACCTGCTTCCAACAAACCAGACGATCCGCGTGGCGATCCCCGTTTGCACAACTATGTTTGGACAAACTTTGGCGACATAGTGACAAGCGAGCTTGCCGGAGAGCTTAAATga
- the LOC120771768 gene encoding zinc transporter 9, translated as MLPRTAEIVRVLRVRQHFLGRRSLHALRNIVSIEKLNQHLSCNNAFSFTYSRISNKFANEQHLRCASSSKKVEAAAVTSASSSSASIGNEATSKVKTTKKSATEPKQIMKSATTNSASVAADAVQASETKTMEVKTKKGILSITATIEGSKINDIVFEKTKPPVVPDAIIPPAKLPVNDVLKETAQAAAAQLQASPTIDAAATAATMAAATAKAKAAIAKATQPKPKVVTTTTTDIGTATVTTTVVQQTKQAAPPVPEVVVQKPKRVLVDFNRSSLERNFITPARAMSDFLLKASDLESLSKIKRRSPYEQEPPITVYWRKDVEAKAIGVWGSRESLLKEQLKREVERKKHQQNLFTVKRRLRDYRREIGARTVVVDSEPGLTGKSGKVVLIAIGINGLNFLFKACGWVYSGSHSMFAESIHSLADTINQLILAYGIHKSTQMADSDHPYGYSNMKYVSSLISGVGIFCVGAGLSVYHGITGLMHPEPVENFFWAFFILGGSLVSEGATLIVALNELQRAAKCSGVSFKDYVLSGKDPCVNVVLTEDAAAVTSVAVAATCMGLTSITGLPVFDAVGSLLVGGILGAVASFIIYTNATALVGKSISEDLLNKINAELESDVMIRAIHDVKGIDMGNSLVRYKAEMDFDGRELTRSYLDKQELNDLLRTVQSFQKVEELEEFLLKHGENIVDLMGGEIDRIEMKLRKKFPEIRHCDLEIL; from the exons ATGCTGCCGCGTACAGCTGAAATTGTGCGTGTGCTGCGCGTGCGGCAGCATTTCTTGGGGCGACGAAGCTTGCATGCCTTGAGAAATATTGTGTCCATTGAAAAG CTTAATCAACACTTGTCGTGTAATAATGCATTTAGCTTTACATACAGcagaatttcaaataaattcgcCAATGAGCAACACTTGCGTTGCGCTTCCTCCTCGAAGAAG gTTGAAGCTGCTGCTGTTACCAGTGCATCCAGTTCGTCTGCCAGTATTGGCAATGAGGCGACCTCAAAAGTTAAAACTACCAAAAAATCCGCTACAGAACCTAAGCAAATTATGAAATCTGCCACAACTAACAGCGCGTCTGTGGCGGCCGATGCTGTACAAGCCAGCGAAACTAAAACGATGGAGGTTAAAACCAAAAAAGGCATACTCTCCATCACTGCCACCATAGAAGGctcgaaaataaatgatatagttttcgagaaaacAAAACCACCTGTTGTGCCAGACGCAATAATCCCGCCAGCGAAATTACCAGTTAATGATGTGCTAAAAGAGACCGCGCAAGCAGCCGCTGCGCAATTGCAGGCATCACCCACCATCGATGCAGCGGCGACTGCAGCGACAATGGCAGCTGCAACGGCCAAAGCCAAGGCGGCCATAGCAAAAGCAACACAACCAAAACCAAAAGTCGTTACGACCACAACAACGGATATTGGCACAGCGACAGTCACAACAACGGTTGTGCAACAAACAAAGCAAGCAGCTCCGCCAGTACCCGAGGTTGTTGTGCAGAAGCCG AAGCGCGTTTTGGTGGATTTCAATCGTTCCTCTTTGGAGCGCAATTTCATAACTCCCGCACGTGCTATGAGCGATTTTTTGCTGAAAGCGTCAGACTTGGAAAGTCTATCTAAGATAAAACGTCGTTCGCCATACGAACAGGAGCCACCTATAACGGTGTATTGGCGTAAAGATGTCGAAGCGAAGGCGATCGGTGTGTGGGGCTCACGTGAGAGTTTGCTTAAGGAGCAGCTGAAGCGCGAAGTAGAACGCAAGAAACATCAGCAAA ATCTCTTCACAGTGAAGCGCCGCTTGCGCGACTATCGACGGGAAATTGGCGCGCGCACAGTGGTGGTTGACTCTGAGCCCGGTTTGACGGGTAAATCGGGAAAGGTAGTGCTGATTGCGATTGGCAT TAACGGTCTCAATTTCCTCTTCAAAGCCTGCGGTTGGGTGTACTCGGGCTCTCACAGCATGTTTGCCGAGAGCATACACTCGCTAGCCGACACCATAAACCAACTCATTTTAGCTTATGGCATACACAAGTCGACACAAATGGCCGATTCGGACCATCCTTATGGTTATAGTAATATGAAGTATGTTTCTTCGCTCATTTCGGGTGTTGGCATATTTTGTGTGGGCGCTGGCTTATCGGTGTATCACGGCATAACGGGTCTGATGCATCCAGAACCAGTAGAGAATTTCTTCTGGGCGTTCTTCATACTCGGCGGTTCGCTGGTGTCTGAGGGTGCCACACTCATCGTGGCGTTAAACGAATTGCAACGCGCTGCTAAGTGTAGCGGTGTGTCGTTCAAGGATTACG TGTTGAGTGGCAAAGATCCCTGCGTTAATGTTGTGCTCACTGAGGACGCTGCCGCTGTGACCAGCGTGGCTGTAGCAGCCACTTGCATGGGTCTCACTTCAATTACCGGCCTGCCGGTGTTCGATGCTGTTGGCTCGTTGCTGGTGGGCGGCATTTTGGGCGCTGTAGCCTCCTTTATTATCTACACAAATGCCACGGCGCTGGTAGGCAA ATCAATATCAGAGGATTTATTGAATAAGATAAACGCTGAGTTGGAGAGCGATGTGATGATACGCGCCATACACGATGTCAAAGGCATTGATATGGGCAATTCTCTAGTGCGTTACAAG gcCGAAATGGATTTTGATGGTCGTGAGTTAACGCGCTCATATTTGGATAAACAGGAATTGAACGATCTCTTGAga ACGGTACAATCATTCCAAAAAGTTGAAGAACTGGAGGAGTTTCTGTTGAAGCACGGCGAGAATATTGTTGACCTCATGGGTGGCGAAATTGATCGAATAGAAATGAAGCTAAGG AAAAAATTCCCCGAAATACGACATTGTGATCTAGAGATTTTGTAA
- the LOC120772694 gene encoding methylglutaconyl-CoA hydratase, mitochondrial: MLRSLTRLTSPTLFNTLRIRGFAAAESGKEVLVERLDGERKGITVISLNRPQAKNSFSRSLVEEFESVIEELEQDNGSRCVILRSSSPGIFCAGADLKERKTMSPDETSAFVTSLRELLMALEQLPMPSIAALDGHALGGGLEMALACDMRTAADNTKMGLVETRLAIIPGAGGTQRLPRILSPALAKELIFTSRILNGKEAKDFGIVNHVVPQNESGDAAYQKALEIAEEILPNGPVGVRMAKLAIDKGIQVDLNTGYSIEEICYSQVIPTKDRLEGLQAFAEKRKPVYKGE; the protein is encoded by the coding sequence ATGTTGCGTAGCCTAACACGACTTACATCGCCAACATTATTCAACACACTACGGATTCGTGGTTTTGCAGCTGCGGAATCTGGTAAAGAAGTATTAGTGGAACGCTTGGATGGCGAACGCAAGGGTATTACAGTAATTAGTCTCAACAGACCGCAGGCGAAAAACTCTTTCAGTCGTAGTTTGGTGGAAGAATTCGAGAGCGTAATAGAGGAACTGGAACAAGACAACGGTTCTAGATGTGTGATTTTACGCAGCTCATCGCCTGGCATATTTTGTGCTGGTGCTGATCTCAAAGAACGTAAAACCATGTCGCCAGATGAAACAAGCGCATTTGTCACAAGTTTGCGTGAATTGCTAATGGCACTGGAACAGTTGCCGATGCCATCAATTGCTGCACTCGATGGCCATGCACTCGGCGGTGGATTGGAAATGGCTTTGGCTTGTGACATGCGTACAGCGGCAGACAATACGAAAATGGGTTTGGTAGAAACACGTTTAGCAATTATACCCGGTGCAGGTGGTACCCAACGTTTGCCACGTATACTTTCACCCGCGTTGGCCAAAGAACTCATTTTCACATCACGTATACTCAATGGTAAGGAAGCCAAAGATTTTGGTATTGTCAATCATGTAGTGCCACAAAATGAAAGCGGAGATGCTGCTTATCAGAAAGCTTTGGAAATTGCCGAGGAAATATTGCCAAATGGTCCGGTGGGTGTGCGAATGGCAAAATTGGCAATTGATAAGGGCATACAAGTTGATCTAAACACTGGCTATTCTATTGAGGAAATTTGCTATTCTCAGGTTATACCAACTAAAGATCGCTTGGAGGGTTTGCAGGCATTCGCGGAGAAACGTAAACCAGTCTATAAGGGAGAGTAA